Proteins found in one Leishmania major strain Friedlin complete genome, chromosome 35 genomic segment:
- a CDS encoding putative ribonuclease (previous protein_id=AAZ14458.1): protein MEITNSNAVALLPYVGTLLRDCSFFAVDLEFSGIDHEGAEAEAETPEQALHSLMRKPSDLYPAKLQAIKPYSMVQIGISVFMELASGDAEGVTSASGAASLTVPPSAAAHLRKEVAEFLAADVENHTTYAETTTVVEGMLTSANSAAAGFTSAFTYITEQMVAVAQSLGVVARPSDIGATAEPPPLTQSLPGLRYHYRFLEALSRAVASYRREITATGASALEAPVARYKVHTFSALTFPAATDFAANVTLNIDTAQFLVKNDMDLTRWVKEGLRFAPIKVAAAQLAKEAEAKLQQMNLLAQPHIVLPGYKECIGSKLDELLPLSPGELQLVRFVIALPDAGYGDMAAARVKQFYVGALRPLISFARGIVPESALPESIYTRDKLFKDEMDALAAIGMTKASRKFVRAAISSSCGSGCGSCLVSHSYGSALLETLLYATEVQRKPIVFYNGYTDVMFLLLALYGPQNMPPNLSSFKSLVRRHFPSLFDTRVLSCAGPLQGLGNFTGKLSSVVDEMSKVSAIGPHVSFSFDPLVSGGRDATQHLVAHNAAFDALLTGKLFAFAKYGLENANVSVKVYENFLATYTTLMSINLQGNVDSVLPEAAANVYYLTKTSGLRADTIREALAGCGITAVVMYRRNGYTIQPVGAACQMPDLIEVVRKALRARARSQIELYQIAL from the coding sequence ATGGAGATTACCAACAGCAacgcggtggcgctgttGCCCTACGTGGGCACACTTTTGCGCGACTGCTCCTTCTTTGCGGTGGACCTGGAGTTTTCCGGCATTGACCATGAGGGCGCCGAAGCTGAGGCGGAAACACCAGAGCAAGCTCTCCACTCCCTCATGCGAAAGCCATCTGACCTGTACCCGGCAAAGTTGCAGGCTATCAAGCCGTACAGCATGGTGCAGATCGGCATCTCTGTCTTCATGGAGCTAGCGTCCGGTGACGCCGAAGGAGTCACGAGCGCGAGCGGAGCAGCGTCTTTGACAGTGCCCCCTTCGGCCGCGGCTCACCTGCGAAAGGAGGTGGCAGAGTTCTTAGCGGCGGACGTCGAAAATCACACCACCTATGCGGAAACCACCACCGTGGTGGAGGGAATGCTGACGAGCGCGAACAGCGCGGCCGCGGGCTTCACCTCGGCGTTCACGTACATAACTGAGCAAATGGTCGCTGTTGCGCAGTCGCTGGGGGTCGTTGCAAGGCCCAGCGACATTGGTGCCACggcggagccgccgccgctaaCTCAGTCGCTCCCTGGCCTGCGGTACCATTACCGCTTCTTAGAGGCTCTCAGTCGCGCTGTTGCCAGCTATCGGAGAGAAatcaccgccaccggtgcGTCGGCGTTagaggcgccggtggcgcgctACAAGGTGCACACGTTCTCTGCGCTGACGTTCCCGGCTGCAACCGACTTTGCGGCGAACGTCACGCTCAACATCGACACCGCCCAGTTCCTCGTCAAGAACGACATGGACCTGACGCGTTGGGTGAAGGAAGGGCTGCGTTTTGCGCCGATAAAGGTAGCGGCCGCCCAACTTGCCAAGGAAGCTGAGGCGAAGTTGCAGCAAATGAAcctgctggcgcagccgcacatcGTGCTGCCAGGATACAAGGAATGTATCGGCAGCAAACTAGACGAGttgcttcccctctctccaggCGAGCTGCAGCTAGTACGGTTTGTCATCGCTCTCCCGGATGCGGGGTACGGTGATATGGCGGCAGCCAGGGTGAAGCAGTTCTACGTCGGAGCACTTCGTCCCCTTATCTCCTTCGCGCGTGGCATTGTTCCCGAGTCGGCGCTGCCAGAGTCCATCTACACGAGAGACAAGCTCTTCAAGGACGAGAtggacgcgctggcggcaaTCGGGATGACGAAGGCGAGCCGCAAATTTGTGAGGGCCGCCATCTCCAgcagctgtggcagcggGTGCGGCTCCTGTCTCGTCTCTCATAGTTACGGCAGTGCCCTCTTGGAGACTCTCTTGTACGCAACCGAAGTGCAACGGAAGCCCATCGTTTTCTACAACGGCTACACGGATGTGATGTTTCTGCTGCTCGCCCTTTATGGGCCGCAGAACATGCCACCGAACCTGTCGTCCTTTAAGTCGCTGGTGCGCCGACACTTCCCCTCACTTTTCGACACGCGCGTTCTCAGCTGCGCTGGACCGCTTCAGGGCTTGGGGAACTTTACGGGGAAGCTCTCGAGCGTCGTTGATGAGATGAGCAAAGTGAGCGCTATCGGGCCACACGTGTCGTTTAGCTTTGACCCGCTCGTCTCTGGTGGCCGGGACGCCACGCAGCACTTGGTGGCCCACAACGCGGCCTTCGATGCCTTACTTACTGGCAAGCTTTTTGCGTTTGCCAAGTACGGACTCGAAAATGCCAATGTCAGCGTCAAAGTGTATGAGAACTTCTTGGCCACCTATACCACGTTGATGTCGATCAACCTGCAAGGCAACGTGGACAGCGTGCTGCCGGAAGCGGCTGCAAACGTGTACTACCTTACGAAAACGTCTGGGCTGCGGGCTGATACGATACGTGAGGCGCTCGCGGGGTGTGGTATCACAGCCGTTGTCATGTACCGAAGAAACGGTTATACCATTCAACCAGTAGGTGCTGCGTGCCAGATGCCGGACCTGATCGAGGTGGTGAGaaaggcgctgcgcgctaGGGCTCGCTCGCAAATCGAATTGTATCAGATCGCGCTgtga
- a CDS encoding putative aminopeptidase P (previous protein_id=AAZ14459.1), translating into MSAHDKSLAYPFPISMKMYREQRERLGASLQQAFPEGGHAAVLRAASEVPVNSTDCNYLFVQESYFHYLFGAEIPDAYGAVLAGGKSVFFIPRLPADFATWMGPLPTPQSVKAQLEVEEVHYVDEMEQVLMSCGVHTAEVLKGTNTDSGLEVLQAKLPEGTALATSTDYLYRVLSSQRCYKTALEADVLKYVCKVSSAAHVKVMQIAKPGMSQHHLESTFLHDVYYNGGCRRVSYTCICATGPHGATLHYPDNNCVIEDGTMALLDMGGNYRGYAADITCSFPVNGKFTEAQKTIYNAVLDAHDRVMRAMKPGVEWVDMHLLAIRTTCMHLIAAGILKGDIETLMAKEIMQYFQPHGLGHLIGIDVHDVGGYMEGCPERPTKKDCCRLRTARTIEEGLYMTVEPGCYFNTALLEMAKANPDVQVHLCMEKLEEYVNFGGVRIESDVLVTKDGVVNYTLVPRTVEEIERTMAGAPFTKEVEVYHN; encoded by the coding sequence ATGTCTGCACACGATAAGAGCTTGGCGTACCCCTTCCCCATCTCGATGAAGATGTATCGAGAGCAACGTGAGCGGCTGGGTGCGTCGCTCCAGCAGGCGTTCCCAGAGGGTGGCcatgcggcggtgctgcgggcCGCCTCTGAGGTCCCCGTGAACTCGACGGACTGCAACTACCTCTTCGTGCAGGAGAGCTACTTCCACTACCTCTTCGGCGCGGAGATCCCGGACGCGTACGGCGCTGTGCTCGCAGGCGGCAAGAGCGTCTTCTTCATTCCGCGGCTACCGGCGGATTTCGCGACGTGGATGGGCCCGCTGCCGACACCGCAGAGCGTgaaggcgcagctggaggtggAAGAGGTGCACTACGTGGACGAGATGGAGCAGGTGCTGATGAGCTGCGGGGTACACACCGCCGAGGTGCTGAAGGGCACGAACACGGACAGCGGtctcgaggtgctgcaggcgaagctgcCGGAGGGGACTGCGCTGGCAACGTCCACCGACTATCTTTATCGTGTGCTGAGCTCGCAGCGCTGCTACAAGACAGCCCTTGAGGCTGATGTGCTCAAGTATGTGTGCAAGGTGTCGAGCGCCGCGCACGTCAAAGTGATGCAGATCGCGAAACCCGGCATGTCGCAGCACCATCTCGAGTCTACATTTCTCCACGACGTGTACTACaatggcggctgccgccgtgtgAGCTACACTTGCATCTGCGCCACGGGCCCCCACGGTGCTACGCTGCATTACCCGGACAACAACTGCGTGATCGAGGACGGcacgatggcgctgctggacatGGGCGGCAACTATCGCGGCTACGCTGCCGACATCACCTGCAGCTTCCCTGTGAACGGCAAGTTCACCGAGGCGCAGAAGACCATTTACAACGCGGTGCTCGACGCGCACGACAGGGTGATGCGCGCGATGAAGCCGGGTGTTGAGTGGGTGGACATGCACCTGCTCGCCATCCGCACAACCTGCATGCACCTGATCGCGGCGGGTATCCTCAAGGGCGACATCGAAACGCTCATGGCGAAGGAGATCATGCAGTACTTCCAACCACACGGCCTCGGCCACCTTATCGGCATCGACGTGCATGACGTTGGCGGCTACATGGAGGGTTGCCCTGAACGGCCGACGAAGAAGGACTGCTGCcgtctgcgcaccgcgcgcacaATCGAGGAGGGGCTTTACATGACCGTCGAGCCTGGCTGCTACTTTAACACGGCACTGCTGGAGATGGCGAAGGCAAACCCGGATGTGCAGGTGCACCTGTGCATGGAAAAGCTCGAGGAGTACGTGAATTTTGGTGGCGTGCGTATCGAAAGCGACGTCCTGGTCACGAAGGACGGCGTGGTGAACTACACTCTAGTGCCACGCACGGTGGAAGAGATCGAGAGAACGATGGCGGGTGCGCCCTTCAcaaaggaggtggaggtgtaCCACAACTGA
- a CDS encoding conserved hypothetical protein (previous protein_id=AAZ14460.1), translating to MKSKQAPRASAKQTPSVSKKSGHATNKAITTSTASPSTSDLDEVASLFNTIKQAKAQKHGSAATLQPPSLQRGAGGASVKAHDIKRSSSGAGAPPPSSSSGAQAKPVRDGLYHAPEKSLQMSDNQFFSGTWLREDRAAATTATTSSAVPSTESPEASEELLRREGVNRIVSMEELSKILSHNTRAGTTPNCPFDCDCCF from the coding sequence ATGAAGTCGAAACAGGCACCTCGCGCCTCTGCCAAGCAGACACCATCGGTTTCCAAGAAGAGTGGCCACGCAACCAACAAGGCAATCACCAcgtccaccgcctccccctccacctccgacTTGGACGAAGTAGCATCTCTGTTCAACACCATCAAGCAGGCAAAAGCGCAGAAGCACGGCAGTGCCGCTACCCTTCAGCCGCCATCCCTGCAGAGGGGGGCTGGCGGAGCATCGGTGAAGGCGCATGATATTAAGCGCTCGTCATCTGGCGCTggagcgcctcctccgtcgtcCTCATCAGGGGCTCAGGCGAAACCCGTTCGCGATGGACTCTACCACGCCCCAGAGAAGTCGCTGCAGATGAGTGACAACCAGTTCTTCAGCGGCACTTGGCTGAGGGAAGaccgcgcagccgcgaccactgccaccacctcctctgctgTCCCAAGCACGGAGTCTCCCGAGGCGTCCGAGGAGCTGTTGCGCAGGGAGGGCGTGAATCGCATCGTGTCCATGGAGGAGCTTTCCAAGATACTATCGCATAACACCAGGGCGGGCACCACTCCTAACTGCCCGTTCGACTGCGACTGCTGCTTCTGA